Within the Periophthalmus magnuspinnatus isolate fPerMag1 chromosome 7, fPerMag1.2.pri, whole genome shotgun sequence genome, the region AGCCCATCTTTTATGTAGCTTCTCTGCTCGGCCATAACTTTGCACCTTGGGCCAAGTGTGCGTCGCTGTTGTGCCCTCCTCTGTAGTGACAAGTCATGTGGGACctcttcattcataaaattcCCAAATTCTTCTTGTGCATCTGTCCCTTGTAGTCCTGCTGCTCGGCTGTACTCGCTGTACCATGTCCATTACGCACAGTGGTGAGTTTTCATCAATAAAGAAAGTTGGCATTGTGGTAAGGACACAAATGGTCACTAATGGTAACTCCCCTTTCATGTTTTTAGGTGTCATCAGTGGTCATAGTGGCACAGGGTACGCCACCTCTGCTGCTTTGTCTtgctttcttttgttttgtctttccaCGCCttgctttcttttctttctttgcctCTGCTGTTTTGTTCTGCTTTCTTGCCTcacctttgttttgttatgCTTGGCTCAATTTACACTTTCATTTGGTCCACTGTGAGATCGCCTTCTTTTAGTGGTGCTGTTCTGGGCTGAGCTCGGACTGGTCACACCTGAGCTCTGAGTCGAGCTGGATTTTGCCCTGTACGTGGTCTGACAGGTGATGGGTTTGGGCTCTGTAAACTTTTAATCCACTGAATGAGTGTGTACGGGTGGACTcagattttatatattgtaGTTATTGTTAATGAAATTAGAACACAGTTTCCTTTAATATGTTAAATACACATGATGTAAATTAACCCTATAATGCCTGACCCTAGAAATAATGGACAGAAAATTCTGATTTCTTGAATCTGGGACCTTTATTTGACTCTTTCAAagaatctgaaataaaaatgacaaaaaattatttgcaaataggttttttcatttgtatcataAATGATACATTGGGCATTACATGCAGTTCTGGCGGTACAGCAAAAACATCAGTCTCTTTAGGCccctttcttcttttctcttttattatGAACAGTGGTAAGCATGAAAACAGCACCTAAGGCTGTAAAGAACATTGGCCTCTTATATTTTCAAACTGCTTCCTTTTCCAGTAACTTTCTTTTATTGTGACAAGTGATAATCAGGAAAACAGCTGTTAAAGTGATAACAAGAACATCAgactcttaattttttttataactgcAACTGTTTTCGgtgactttttcttttattatgccATGTGGTAATCATGGAAACAGTTCCTGTCCTTGTTCAGGCAGAGATGGACATTGCATTTTCCACAGCGCACATGGGAAAAGTGTCCTGTGCAGTGCTTGCACCTTTGTCGCTTTTCCCAGGATGGGAAGTGGTCGACCATATCCCTTCTCACATCCGGTGGCACACTGGTTGATCGCCACCTCCTCTGTGATGGTGGTGTTGGTGATTGTGCTGGTGGGGAGTGCGGTGGAGGGCATACTGGTGGAGAAGAAAGTGGTCTGCCAACCCTGACTTTTGCTTTTCTTGCGCTTATGAGGGAAAAGCCAACTGATGCCTGAAATCTTCTCAGGGGCATGGTGTTTTTCTCTAGGTGCAGTGCCTTCAGGTCTTGTCGGTACAGGGACCAAGCATTGATGAGTGCAATTGTGACACTATGCCACCAGATATACAAGTACCATCTTCTGGTTTTGAAGCTGTATTTGTACAGAGCAGACAGCATGTCCAAAAGATCCACACCCCCCATGAATCTATTATAGGTTTCCACGATAGATGGTCTGGGAACCATGACATATTGTTTGGTCTTCCGATCCCAGCGTTTCACATGGTCTTGGGGAGTGATGCCAACAAAAGAGGACACCAGGTTGACAGGTTTGTTGTCACACCACCTTACAACGATCACATTGTTTTGGTTAACTCTGTAATCCATGGACCCTCTTCCCTGTTTCCTCAGGTCTTTTTTATCCTTCATGCTGCAGTTGGGTACCCTGTTCATCCTGATGGTGCCAATGTAGTATATCCCTCTCTGTCGCAGATGTTCTAACAGTGGAAGTGATGTAAAATAATTGTCTGCGAATACTTTGTGGTTCTTCCCTGCAGGAAGGGTTGATGTCAATTTGAGAACAACATCTCCACTCACACCAACATCAGACCTTTCCTTGTTTGGATCTGTTGCCCCTTGACAAACATCAAAGTCATACAGGAAACCACTCTGTCCTGCACGTCCCCACATTTTGAATCCCCATTTGTGGGGTTTTGCTGGCATGTAGACTTTCAGATGAGACTTTCCCTTAAATGGAATCATTATCTCATCAACTGCATGATGCTCTTCAGGAGGGATACGAAGGCATTGTTCTCGTAGCTTTTTGAGCCATGGCTTCAGTTTCCACAATTTATCCTTCTTTGCATCTTCAGACACACTGAGGTTGTCTTGAAAGTGCAGCAGTGTCAGTAATTTTTCAAATCGATCACGTGACATCACATCGGCCACTTTGGGGTACTTTGTTTCCATTTCCCAATGGGCTCTTACATTGGGCATCTGAACCAAACCCATGAACATGTACATGCCAAGAACCTGCTCAATTTCTTTGACATTTGTGTTGACTGATTTCCCTTCCTTCTGCACACTGAAAAGGTTTGTTTGATCTGCAACCAGCTGTATCATGTCATCAGTGACAAACTGTTTGAAATACATGTAAGGTGTAAACTCACTCCTTTCTTCGATGCCTTCATCAGCACTCTCAATAAATGGAACATCTGGAGGGTCAAATTGTTCCTTTCTCCACCTGTACTCCTTTGTTTTCACTTTATTCTTTGCAgatttatttgttcttttggCCTGTGTTACTGTTGGACCTCCTTCTTCTGTGCTAATCTGGTCATCACTGCTTTCAACGTCAGCATCTGTACGtgcctttctcttcttttttcttttcactttgCTTCTATCACACTGTTTTGTTGCCTGTGACATTGTAAgaccttcttcttcctcttcaagCCCACCATCTAGAGTTTTATCATCCTCATTGCTTCTATCAGTACTAGAGTTTTCTTCATCATAGTCTGCATTAGGAGTCCAATCTTTATCCAACACTTCATCGTCTGCAGACATCAACTCCTCTATGTCGCTTGAATTGCCATCAAGGAAGCGTAGGACATCTTCAACACTGTACCGTTTAGCCATCTAAAGTAAGAAATGTAGGTTTATCAATTTTCGAGTGCAATtatttgttgtaaatataaCATTTCAATCCGAAATTTGTGTAATTGattgataaaaacatttttatgatacaaAATCATCAATATAATGCATATTGcaccaagaaaagaaaaataatgctAATTGAGGGATTTACTGCCAAATTCCACTTTTTACCTGTAGTATCAAATTTGAACACAAATTTTATACACAATTTTACTGCAtactaaaatgcaaaaaaatatgtaattataaCTTGCTTCAACAGATTAAGTGTTCATGTTAGAATATTACTAAAAGTTTCAAAGAAAATGTCACtggaaaattgaaaaaatcacaattttctttACCTTGATCCAGTGAGTTGGGAACTACCTGaaggcggccatcttggattgtcCCATGCACTGTGTTATAATTGTTGTAGTGATAAAGCTATCCACCAGGGGGTAGAAAACATGTATCAGATGGGATACAAGTGGGTTTTGAGTGAAGTTTTTTACCATAAGGTAATGCACTAGGTCTCAGAAATTCTTGTATCAAATTTGATGCATTTGGCATTATAGGGTTAAGTGAAACCTGGGTCTTTCATTTGAATATGCttatctgtgtgtcttatacttaggTTCTAGTCCCCAGACTAGATTTGGGGTGGCGTTGTTGCAACACTTACATTTATTAGTACTATCTCACATTATTAACCCCTCGATTGCCACAATAATACTGTGTGATGATTTTTTGCGCCCCTTCACCGTCTTATTCAGATTATTCAAGTGCACCGTAATATCAACCATAAATGCAAGGTCCTGTATTCATTGTTCACACTGTAATTCCATCACAAGTTTACCTTTTTTCATCATGAACTGTCCAATTTCCTCACATACATCAAAAAGCACTTTAGCACAGGCCCCCGGCTTAACCGTCTTTCTAAAGTGTAGTAAGGCAAACCATGGGTGATGTTATTGTCACTGAGAAACCAGTCAAACTGACGATGATTCAGACCTCTGGCTCTGATGAAATTAACAGTTCGGACAACAACTTCCATAACGTGATCCATTCTTAACGACCTGCAGCACAATGTACAATGAAATGTCCAAAAACCATCACCTCCATTTGAACTTTCTCTCTGATCTTTGCATTGAGGGCGCACCatctgtagccaggctgacagaACGAGACCAGTCCACACCTACTCTGCCCAGCGCACCAACAACAGCACATAAAATGTCCTCGGCTGCTGTGGCATCTAACACAGGCACCAACTCCAAAAACTAACAGTTAAAGTCGCAACACCAAGAACAAATATGACCCACTGAGCGACATCTGTAACACCAGTGCTGTCATTAATGGCAACTCCAATTTGTGTTTCAATTAACTGTCCAAATCTGCTGCTCATTCTGAAATTCTATCTGCGACACAATTCCTGAACAGGCTGATGTCAAAAACTTGTTTCTCAGGAAACTTTCTGTAACCTTCAGCAGAAATGGTCAAACTCGCCCTCATTGTACAGCTTTGACAATGCCATCTTGCTAGCAATCAGGTAGCTTGCTTTTACGGCGGCATCACTAACCTCTTGGCTCCAGGTGAAAACTCAGCTGTTTCTTCAGGCTCCGCAACAACTTTTTTTCAATTCTCCAGATCAAGTCGCTGCATTTTTTACCATGCCAAGTCTCATTGTGGCATTTATTATATTCCTTGAGCACTGCCACTTGTACCACTTTCATACTAACCACTGGTTTTCCCATTCACCACCATGAACAAAGTAATCAATTTTTCCTTGAAAAACCTGACAATAGATGTCCACTCTTCCCTTTTGaaagacattttgctgatgaAGCTGTCCCAGTCCAAATTGTAGTTTTAAAGCATCAATATAAAACTTGCACACATGAACTGTTTGGATTCATTTATTAAATGAACAGAAAATGAGCACATGACATGCATCAAAATGTTACTGAAACCATTTCATGGTCTCGATAATTTACTGTAGCTGCACAGTTTCAATGTCAAAGAGCCAGAGTTGAATCATTTCATGACAAGCAGGCCTAGAGGATATAAAGTGGTTCAAGATTTCCAACATGATTCTGATCATCATTGTGGACTGTTGCCATGTTCAGGGGGGATACACTGGAGTCCACAGCTGCTGAAGCAGCATTTGAGGTTCTCGGGACACTGACTGTCATCAGTGCATTCCTTTTTACATGTGGTGAAAACAGGGCTCGTGTCAGGGCAGGATCCTGGTTTGGATTCTGTAaagaaagttacaggtcaaatctgtttAGAGGCAAACCCACAGTAAGAAAGCACATTTTACAATGtcaaaaagacattttatttcacatctATATTCATATCAGGTGCCAATATTGTGAAATAGTATTGCAATGCAAGATGTTTCTATTGATCCcatttatttgagggagttactgcagccctatactccagagccctgaggtcagctgaccagctcctgctggttGTGCACAAAGATTTGGTCAGCTGAATTTGCTTCagatgtgctgtataaataacctTAAATAGCATCAGTCAATTAACCCTGAATCATCACCTTGAATTACAGATCAAGTAAATAAGTGAAGAGTGCATTACTTATGACTGGTCGCTGACAGGTATGCCCACAGCCATTGGAGCAGCATTTATCATCCTCCTTACAGTCTTCATCAAAAGTGCACATTTCGACACAGTCTCCAGAACCACTTGGACTAGGGCACAATCCTCGTTTGTCCTTACGCTTGGGCTCACCTGTGGACATTCAGGAagtttggataaaaaaaaaaagtgttcctggtattttttaatGCTCTTTAAGATGTATACAAAGAGTTGGGGAAAGGATAATTTAGGATTTGAACATCTACTACATGTATTCCTGAGGGACATGTTACCTCTTGGCTTTGCACAAACATGTCCACAGCCGTTGAAGCAGCACTTCAGGTTTCCCTCACATTGACTGTCTGAGGAGCACTCGTTCAGACAAGAGGCGACTTTGGGGTCAATGTCTGGCTTGGGACAAACTCCAGGTTTCTCTGAATCCACTGGAAACAATTTTAAAGAATTAGCCCAAAAAGTCAACTTCATAGTCAGATGTGTTAAAGATTCAGTGGCATTTTACAATGTGATCCGTTTTGTGATTGTTGTCCACCATCATTACTAAATCAAAAAGGTCAGATTCCTCCCACATCTATATTCTGTGACCAATGTCATTTTTCAGAAGATCATTTCAGTTGAAATCAGAACATGATCAGGTGCTTGGATTGTGAAATAGTGTCACTGAACAATCAGTTAGCCCTGTGGTCCACATGTAATTAAAGGATATGACAAACAGGAGTGTTCTCCTTATGACTGGCTCCCAACAGGTGTGCTGTAAATTTACAATTAAACCTGTAATTGAATTCATGAAATATACACAAATTCAatgctgtgaaacattgcaGACAAACAGGACCATGTTCCAGTTTAGTGCATTAGTGATCAAATTTCACAAATGTCACTGAAACATTAAAACCTCTGGACATTGTGGTATATATAGAATTAAGTATATACATGACATTGGTGTTCAATGTTCTCCATTTAAAATCATATTCAAAGTGACTGACCTTCcacagcagagagcagaggcACAAAGGCCAGGGCCACAGtcaggaggcagaggacagagcgcACCATGTTGTTCACtgctgcagacacagacacagattaaactcatgtacAGCTTCTATTTATCCTCCTGAAGAGGAGCCTCAGTACAGAGCTGTCCTTGTGCCCGCCCTGTATTAAACATGAtcatactggaaaaaaaacaaaaaacaaaactgaaatttgaaCATCAAATTTATTACTGATTCTGTAGATTCCTGCCCTGTAACTTTTTCACCATCTAACATTGTAATGAGCTGATATTTTgcgtttagttcagagttgacacctttttaGTGAATCGGCCAATTGattgtaattgaattgtttgAATTTCTGCTCACCTGTGTTGTCTTCcaccttaaatgttccagtctAATGACTCCCCAGGCAGCCGGAGcatcttaagaaggttccgggccagacaactgtgtgctgaggaggaggggtgtccaGATATTTTAGCTTCTTGTATCTAGTTTGTTTTCCACAGTTAACACTGATAAAGTAAtatagagctctattttaataacacatttgattgaataaagattaacactgttttgctaaaaataacttttaacaCTATTATTCGATTTGCTGGAACTGACCTGTGCTGCAGTGTGGGAGTCACCAATTAAGGGAGAAGCTCAATAAAAGGAGCCAACCTCAGTCTGATCAGAGAGTGAGCTGTGTGTACAGACTGTTACTGTATGGCTGATTTTTAGTGGTGAGATGAAGCCCCATGAGGCATTGAACCACTTGAGCCAACTGGCCTGAGAAAGGGTACATTTCTCGAAGCTTCATGTGTGCACGAAACCACCTACTGGCCAAGTGTATAATCACAGGCAGCTGTATCTGAACCACATAATGTGTGAGGCATTGAATTTGatgtcaaaatgtaaaataacagaTTACCTCCAGTGACATAATGAGAGGTAGAAGCTTGGGGGATTATAATGGTAGCACACACTGAATTCAGTCGCTTTATAACTTTCGGTGGCTTTTGTTTGACTGAAAAATCCAGTAACTTTAAATCGGGGGTCCAGGAGTGTAGCAAGGGACACGATGCTCATCGACTGCAAAGTATAAAGCTTCTCCCACAGTTGCCTGATGAGCTGGTCTCCCATTTCCAATGCCACTGCAGTGTCGGCTTTACTGTTTCCTCCTGAAGGTTTTGCTCCAGCATTTTCATTAGGGGGACAACTTTGGAGACAGACACATTTTCCTTGGCCGACAGCTCTACAGCATCATAAAAGGGAGACAGCAAAGAAAGGAACCCTCTAACAATGTTGAACTCATCTGAAGTGATTATTGGGACCAAACGTTGCAGTATCAAATATGTACTGTTCCACCTGGTCTCCATTTGTTGcattagctttatttttgtcatcCCCAGATGTAGCTGCACTTGTGTAAGCTTTTCCTTTAATGATACATATGAGTAGGCCGTTAAATCACTGCAGCAGGAACACAGACAAACTATTAGTGTTATTCTAAATTGGAACAAAGGGAATGACCATACCTTAACAGTGGTGCTGCTTCTAAAGAAGCCACAGCAGCTTCCTTGTGTGGCATCACCGCCGTAGGCGGGCTCGGCCACTTGACGCCCGAGTTCTCATTGGCTGTTCGTGCCCGTTGTCAAGTTGCCTCTTTGCTGCTCTCCCTTAGGCTTCTAGTGCCCACCCACCGGCATTTCAGTGTTTATCTGCACTTCATCAGGATGTTTGGCTTCACATAAATGTCTCAGACTAGGAAAATGAGGGTCACTATTTGCCAGCTGCGTCTCCCACAATGTGAGCTTCAATTTCAATGCACAGATGTTGTCATAAtactgtgacatttttttttttaattcagatTATTCAAGTGCACCATAATATCAACCATAAATGCAAGGTccttgataggttcacaacctatattagagttcaaaagagaagagaagacaagagagattattttatctcaatattgaggagaaagagcggagaggcaaaaaacccagaccgtctttcacctcttttattaaagttaggaaaccctagttacatacacatctgaagggggggggggggggggcatatactttgcaagcagtgtaaaaacatatgaggaaattcacagagaaatatattctgtttttgatttCCACAAGGTCACTCTTTCCCTTCGCACAAAacatcccatgatgtttctgtttcagtttcacagtgaccttcttcccgtgggatcctgcactttcaaaagacattttctgcaagactcaagaacaaacattagtgcagattacatagtttacataattgaatataatgactaaataaagtagtgaactgactataactaatagtaatgactaaataaagagtgaacattacattacagtaactTTAAAATggacagtgagataacataatataacttgaatatatattttgaatccatcagtcCTGTATCCATTGTTCACACTGTAATTCCATCACAAGTTTAACTTTTTTCATCATGAACTGTCCAATTTCCTCACGTACATCAAAAAGCGCTTTAGCACAGGCCCCCAGCTTAACCGTCTTTCTAAAGTGTAGTAAGGCAAACCATGGGTGATGTTATTGTCACTGAGAAACCAGTCAAACTGACGATGATTCAGACCTCTGGCTCTGATGAAATTAACAGTTCGGACAACAACTTCCATAACGTGATCCATTCTTAACGACCTGCAGCATGATGCCTCTTGGTGCAATGTAGTGAAATGTCCAAAAACCATCACCTCCATTTGAACTTTCTGATCTTTGCATTGAGGGCGCACCatctgtagccaggctgacagaGCGAGACCAGTCCACACCTACTCTGCCCAGCGCACCAACAACAGCACATAAAATGTCCTCGGCTGCTGTGGTATCTAACACAGGCACCAACTCAAAAAACAGTCAACACCATGAATAAATATGTCCAGCTGAGCGACATCTGTAACACCAGTGCTGTCATTAATGGCAACTCCAATTTGTGTTTCAATTAACTGTCCAAATCTGCTGCTCATTCTGAAATTCTATCTGCGACACAATTCCTGAACAGGCTGATGTCAAAAACTTGTTTCTCAGGACACACATTTTCTGTAGCTGTCAGCAGAAATTGTCCAACTCGCACTCACTGTACAGCTTTAATACCAAAAAGCAAGCCATAAAAGCAAGCTACCTGATTGCCAGCAATCAGGTAGCTTGCTTTTACGGCAGCATCACTAACCTCTCGGCTCCAAGTGAAAACACTGCAATTTCTTCAGGCTCCGCAACAACTCGTTTATCTTCAATTCTCCAGATCAAGTCTCTATTTTTCACCATGCCAAGTCTCATTGTGGCATTTATTATATTCCTTCAGCACTGCCACTCGTTTCCCCATTCACCGGCGTGAACAAAGAAATTAATCAATTTCTTGAAAAACCTGACAATAGATGCGTTTTTCTTTTGACAAACATTTTGCTGATGAATCTGTCCAAGTACAAATTGTAGCTTTAAAGTGTCAATATAAAATTTGCACACAAATGAACTGTTTGGATTCATTTATTAAAGGAACAGAAAATGAGCACATGGCATACATCAAAATGTTACTGCAACTGTTTCATGGTCTCCTTGATAATTTGCTGTAGCTGCACAATTTCAGTGTCAAAGAGCCAGAGTTGAATCATTTCATGACAAGCAGGCCTAGAGTATACAAAGTTATTCAAGATTTCCAACATGATTCTGATCATTGTAGACTGTTGCCATGTTCAGGGGGGATACACTGGAGTCCACAGCTGCTGAAGCAGCATTTGAGGTTCTCGGGACACTGACTGTCATCAGTGCATTCCTTTTTACATGTGGTGAAAAGAGGGATTGGGTCAGGGCAGGATCCTGGTTTGGATTCTGTAAAgaaaaagttacaggtcaaatcttttTAGAGGCAAACCCACAGTAAGAAACCATATTTTACCATgtcaaaatatacattttatttcacaccTATATTCATATCAGGTGCCAATATTGTGAAATAGTATTGCAATGCAAGATGTTTCTAGTGATCccctttatttgagggagttactgcagccctatactccagaGCCCTGAGCTGAATTTGCTTCagatgtgctgtataaataacagTCAATTAACCCTGAATCCTCTCCTTGAATTACAGATCAAGTAAATAAGTGAAGTGCATTACTTATGACTGGTCGCTGACAGGTATGTCCACAGCCATTGGAGCAGCATTTATCATCCTCCTTACAGTCTTCATCAAAAGTGCACAGTTCGACACACGTTCCAAAACGACTTGGACTAGGGCACAATCCTCGTTTGTCCTTATGCTTGGGCTCACCTGTGGACATTCAGGAAGTTTGGATAAAACAAATTTTCCTGGCATTTCTTAATGCCCTTTAAGAACtgaaatatatataatcttAGTAACCAGTATTAATTTATACAAAAAGGTGAGACAAGGATAATGTAGGATTTCATCACCATTACTGAGAAACCATGagcaatacataaaaaacatccaCCACATGTATTACTGAGGGACATGT harbors:
- the LOC117373055 gene encoding piggyBac transposable element-derived protein 3-like is translated as MAKRYSVEDVLRFLDGNSSDIEELMSADDEVLDKDWTPNADYDEENSSTDRSNEDDKTLDGGLEEEEEGLTMSQATKQCDRSKVKRKKKRKARTDADVESSDDQISTEEGGPTVTQAKRTNKSAKNKVKTKEYRWRKEQFDPPDVPFIESADEGIEERSEFTPYMYFKQFVTDDMIQLVADQTNLFSVQKEGKSVNTNVKEIEQVLGMYMFMGLVQMPNVRAHWEMETKYPKVADVMSRDRFEKLLTLLHFQDNLSVSEDAKKDKLWKLKPWLKKLREQCLRIPPEEHHAVDEIMIPFKGKSHLKVYMPAKPHKWGFKMWGRAGQSGFLYDFDVCQGATDPNKERSDVGVSGDVVLKLTSTLPAGKNHKVFADNYFTSLPLLEHLRQRGIYYIGTIRMNRVPNCSMKDKKDLRKQGRGSMDYRVNQNNVIVVRWCDNKPVNLVSSFVGITPQDHVKRWDRKTKQYVMVPRPSIVETYNRFMGGVDLLDMLSALYKYSFKTRRWYLYIWWHSVTIALINAWSLYRQDLKALHLEKNTMPLRRFQASVGFSLISARKAKVRVGRPLSSPPVCPPPHSPPAQSPTPPSQRRWRSTSVPPDVRRDMVDHFPSWEKRQRCKHCTGHFSHVRCGKCNVHLCLNKDRNCFHDYHMA
- the LOC117373243 gene encoding WAP four-disulfide core domain protein 18-like, which encodes MVRSVLCLLTVALAFVPLLSAVEVDSEKPGVCPKPDIDPKVASCLNECSSDSQCEGNLKCCFNGCGHVCAKPRESKPGSCPDTSPVFTTCKKECTDDSQCPENLKCCFSSCGLQCIPPEHGNSPQ